The following proteins are encoded in a genomic region of Glycine soja cultivar W05 chromosome 17, ASM419377v2, whole genome shotgun sequence:
- the LOC114392354 gene encoding F-box/FBD/LRR-repeat protein At1g13570-like encodes MRREQPRSPCLTDVEPDRISCLPGHVIDQVLSHLSIREAVRTSVLSSKWRYKWATLPILVFDTHCVSVASQDHMIIKNKLLRIIDHVLLLHSGPINKFKLSHRDLIGVTDIDRWTLHLCRKSIKEFVLEIWKGQRYKIHSCLFSCQSLTHLELFNCWLKPPSTFQGFKNLKSLDLQHVTLAQDVFENLISSCPLLERLTLMNFDGFTNLNIDAPNLLFFDIGGKFEDISFENTFQLAVVSIGLYLNFEINQSRLHGGSSNLLKFFVHLPHVQRLEVQSYFLKYLAVGVVPIKLPRPCIDLSYLSIRINFNDLKEISASLCLLRSSPNLQELEILARPEEQTVLLTHTYCWEDVYFSCPVMQLRYVKIDGISGIKPELDFINFLLLHSPVLERMTVKPVANVGLELMKELLRFRRASGQAEIIYLEPS; translated from the exons ATG CGGAGAGAGCAACCCCGGTCTCCTTGCCTAACTGATGTGGAGCCAGACAGAATCAGTTGCTTACCGGGGCACGTGATAGACCAAGTTCTGTCACATTTGTCAATTAGGGAAGCAGTGAGAACAAGTGTTTTATCTAGCAAATGGAGGTACAAATGGGCCACACTACCGATTCTTGTGTTCGATACCCATTGCGTCTCGGTGGCTTCTCAGGACCATATGATTATCAAGAACAAGCTTTTGAGGATTATAGATCACGTACTGCTACTCCATTCTGGGCCAATCAACAAGTTCAAGCTCTCCCATCGTGATCTCATTGGTGTGACTGATATCGATCGTTGGACTCTTCATCTATGCAGAAAGTCTATCAAAGAGTTTGTGCTGGAAATCTGGAAAGGGCAACGTTATAAGATCCACTCttgtttattttcttgtcaaaGTTTGACTCATTtagaattatttaattgttgGCTTAAACCTCCGTCAACATTTCAAGGCTTCAAGAACTTGAAGAGTCTTGATCTGCAACATGTTACCTTGGCTCAGGATGTTTTTGAAAACTTGATATCCAGCTGCCCTTTGCTTGAACGGTTGACATTGATGAACTTTGATGGCTTCACTAATCTGAATATTGATGCACCGAATCTCCTGTTTTTTGACATTGGAGGTAAATTTGAGGATATTAGCTTTGAGAACACTTTCCAATTAGCTGTGGTATCCATTGGTTTGTATTTGAACTTTGAAATCAATCAAAGTAGATTGCATGGAGGCTCTAGCAATTTGCTCAAATTTTTTGTTCATCTGCCACACGTGCAAAGGCTAGAGGTtcaaagctattttttaaaG TATTTGGCAGTGGGGGTTGTGCCAATAAAGCTTCCAAGACCATGCATTGATCTAAGTTATCTTTCCATACGAATTAACTTCAATGATTTGAAGGAAATTTCAGCTTCTCTTTGCCTCTTAAGAAGCTCACCTAATCTACAAGAACTAGAAATATTG GCTCGACCCGAGGAGCAGACGGTTCTGTTAACACACACCTATTGTTGGGAAGATGTCTACTTTTCTTGTCCGGTCATGCAACTGCGATATGTGAAGATAGATGGCATATCTGGTATCAAACCCGAGTTAGATTTTATCAACTTTCTACTTCTACACTCTCCTGTGCTAGAAAGGATGACTGTGAAGCCTGTTGCAAACGTTGGATtagaactgatgaaagaactgTTGCGGTTTAGGAGAGCCTCAGGACAAGCTGAAATTATTTACCTGGAACCTTCTTAA